The sequence GCAAGACGATGATCGAAGCCAGCGTCGAGCTTGACAATAAGGCCGAAGCTGCACGCGCAGCCGGCGATAATGAAACGGCCGCGCGGCTAAGTGGTGAATCTGAGCAACACATGCGAGCCGCAAACATACTGGACCGTGCCGACCAGGCTTACGGCGACCGCAATAAGGTTTAGTAATGCGTAAGCGGGCGTCTAGTGATGAGTCGCCCGCTGTATATTATGACCGGCCAGCACGATAGGTGAGTGCAACGCCAAGCGCGGAAGGGTGCCGTTCGACCCGGCCACCGGTCAACTGCCATCAACATACGGGGAAACTATCGCAATGAAATATCTACTGATTTTGATCGCTGGTGTGATCATGTCATACGTCGCACCAGCAAACGCCACCGATCTCCGCTCGACCAAGGATGCACCGGCGTTCGACACCATGACCAAGGCACCCATCGGTTTTGGTGGCGGCTATGTCGGCGGTTCGGTGAACTGGTCGCAAATCGACGTTAGCCAATCCGCGTCAATCAGCATCGGCGACGAGTCCGCATCGTTTGGCCTTCCCGGCATGTCCGGCGATGAGTTCAGCGGCGGCGTACAGATCGGCTACAACTTTGAAGCCGGCCGACTCTATGGCGGCCCGGTCGTGAAGTTCGATCTCGGCGGCCCGACCGCGTCGCTGCATCACACGTTCGCCACCGACGAAGACGGCGAAGCGCTGGCCACCGGCGATCTCAAAATGACGGTGAACTGGACGGCGACCCTCGCCGGCAAAGGTGGCATCCGCGTAACCGACTGGCTCGGCGTCTATGGCCTGCTCGGCATTGGCTTCGTCGATGTCGACGTCGACGGCCGCGCCCATGTCGGTCGTCCTGGTCAGGGCATTGGCTTGCACGAGAACGCAACCGACACCGTGACCGCGTTCACCTATGGCGCCGGTGTGGATCTCAAGCTTTCGGACAACTGGCGTGCGTTCGCCGAGTGGCAACGGTTCGACCTCGACACCTTCAATGCACAAGGCTCGATCCTGTTCGACCAAATCCGCTACGGCTACAAAGCTGATAGTGATCTCGACGTCATCCGCGTTGGCGTAAACTACGCCTGGTAAGATAATCACAGGGGCGAGTCGTGACTTACTTCGATTTCATATTCGCCCTTGTGGCCACCACTTCGCTAGCAACCATCGTAATTGCATTCATGCTGGACGATCGGTTCGCTAGCTTCGTGCTTTCTCTCGCTTTGGGAAACTGACGTGACCACACTGGAAACAATTCAGAAATATTACATACAGAGAAATCATGCGAGCGGTGTGGAAGCACAAATTATCACCAACGTGATTGAACAAATTTACAAGCTTATGGTCGAGGACGACATAAGCGAACGTGAGATCATTTATCTATTATTGCCGGTCAACCATCCAGGGAACAACAATGGCACGTGAACCGACACCAACACCCGACACACGTAAAGACGATCTCCGGAAGGAATATGAAGCCGACCCGGATGCGTTCCGCGAGAAATACGATACCGACAAGCCGACGCCGCCGCCAACACAAGACCCGCGCGCACCCGGCAAGTCGAACTAGAACCACGACCACGGCGGTGGTGTGGGAGGGTGCGGAACGGCACCCGACGCCGGACGATCGGAAAGCTTGGCCCCCAATCAGGACAGAGCACAAAGCCAAGCCGTAAGCGTCCGGCGATTTCATGACCCTCGACCCAGGCATCGCGCCCGCGCGGTGTCTTGGTGGACGGCCACTAGGCAATGCTGGCGGATCAGGAGCGCGCCAGCCCCGATGACCGGACAAGGCCCGGTAGGTGTCGCTAGGCCAACAGGTGCGGGTGTGTCGGTTCGATCCCGCGCCGCGCCGTCCAACCCGCCCGCGCTCGTGGACCCGGCGCGGGCGGTTCCCTCATCAACCCTGTAATCGGAGCTAGAACCCGGTGAACGACGAAATCAGAAGGCTGATCACCAAGGCCGTCGGCGCGGACAAGTCCGACGACGCCCTTAAATTCTCGCAGGCCGCCTTGAACGCCACCAACGCACTGCGCGAGCCAATGTCCCCCATGTTGGACGATCGAGACAAGCTGCGCGATACGCGCGAAGCGCTCGCGGCCGTGCGCCGAGCAATCACCTCACCCGCGAATAAGCTGTCGATCATATGTACGGTTTGGATGGACCCAACGGACAGCGAACACGAAACGGTCGTGGATTTCATCGACCAGACTTTAGAGGATACTCAATGATTAAAGAAATTAAAGAGTTTTTCATAGCAAGCGCACATTGCTATCAAGTCAAAAATGCCGACGGATCTTACGCAAAACGTGAAGATGATGTGATATGGCTTGGTGAAAGCGAAGATTATCCCGCTTGTTGGGATGATAAATTAAAAGCCAAAGAATGGAAAACCATCGAAGAAATTCGTAAGGTATGGTTACGTTGGGACGGCATGCCTTGGTGGAATAGACTAAAACCCGAAAGCTTGCAAATTTTCCGGGTGATTGAAGAAAGAACTTACCATCGTAAAGAACAGGAAATTAGAACCGACAATAATCAAGAAAGCAAATGCGTAGTTTGTGCCGCACCAGGTAAAACGAACGTTCTATATTATTGTGATGAAGTAGATGGTGGCCCGTGGTGCATTGATCATTTTGTCAAAGCTACCAATTGCACCGACGAAACGCATGGTGAAGGTTGTATAACATCGGTGTTTGAAAATGGATGAGATGTACCGCCTCGAAGACGTCATCGAAAACGCCTGGCGGATGCCTCAGCTAGCGACATGGAACCCGAACACGCATCCGACTTGCACTGTGACCATCCAGCCGAAACCCAGGCCGTCGGGATTGATCTTACCGCCCGGTATGGTGCCACCGGCACCGCGTCCGGAGAACGTGCCGCGATATTTCGTGACGTTCGAATGTGAACAAGGAATGATCAACGGCGCGCCGGCATATCAGGTCAAAGGAACCTGCAACGGCAAGACGATCATCGTTCATCAGGGGTTTTTAGACAAGCGGCCGGTGAACTGAAAGACCGGTTCGGGTTGCCCGCCAAGGCCCCGAACCGGTGTCACCGCCTGCACGAGGTGTGCGGCGCGACCGACTAGGGAGTCGGAACCGGCGCCGGCACGACACCCGGATCAACCGGCGTGTTTGCGAGGATCAGCGCGGCGATACGTTGGCTATTGGCGATCTGGGCATCGGCGAGCGCGGTAATGCGCGCGGCGTCGTTACCCTCGGCGGTCAGCTCGTCCGCGAGATCCTTGACGGCCTGTGCATTGGCCACGAGAAACGCTTCGAGCGAGGTCACGGCGTTGGTATCCGCAGTCACCGCATCGGTCATCTTGGCAATGGCCGCATCCGTTACTTTCGTCATGTCGATAACGTCTCCTTCGACTGTCGTAAGCGCCGTTTCGATTCGGTCCAGTTGGGCGCGAATGTCTGGATCGATTTGATAATAGTTATTGATTACGATGTTTGTCATGAACCGCTCGTTGTACGTTCGACAACACCGCGCGGATCCGGAAGATCCTTCGCCTTGTCGGTCGGAACCGTCACGACAACCGGGTCCGGCTGCTTGGCGGGTGTGGCGACCGGCCGCCCAAGTTCCTTGCTGACTGCTTTCACAGTGTCCGGTGTCGAGGCGCCGCCCGTGATCGGCACGACCTGAGCATAAGCCGGGATACGCGCCCAAATCATTTCTTCAAGACGACCCTGCGAAATGGTGAACTTTTTCAGGATATCGGCCGCGCGCGGAGCAATGTAGGAAGCCGCCACCGACATGAAATAATTGTCAAACTTGACAGCTTCAAGACCGCTTCCCTGCTTCTGAACTTCGGCTGTGGCCGTGGCTAGCGCAAAATCAATGCCCTTGTGAATGATGTCATTCAACCGGTCATTGAGGTTCTGTTCA comes from Candidatus Saccharimonadia bacterium and encodes:
- a CDS encoding outer membrane beta-barrel protein yields the protein MKYLLILIAGVIMSYVAPANATDLRSTKDAPAFDTMTKAPIGFGGGYVGGSVNWSQIDVSQSASISIGDESASFGLPGMSGDEFSGGVQIGYNFEAGRLYGGPVVKFDLGGPTASLHHTFATDEDGEALATGDLKMTVNWTATLAGKGGIRVTDWLGVYGLLGIGFVDVDVDGRAHVGRPGQGIGLHENATDTVTAFTYGAGVDLKLSDNWRAFAEWQRFDLDTFNAQGSILFDQIRYGYKADSDLDVIRVGVNYAW